One window of the Allosaccharopolyspora coralli genome contains the following:
- a CDS encoding D-2-hydroxyacid dehydrogenase family protein, whose amino-acid sequence MRIAVLDDYQSVARRYGDWARLPVETEVTVFTDTVTDHDELVRRLEPFDVVAAMRERTPFPRRLLEALPNLRLLVTTGERNKAIDLDAATDCGVVVSGTGNGEVPGRPWGPTAELAWGLILAVTRNIPAEDRNVREGAWQRTVGIELARRTLGVIGLGRLGGQVAGVGLAFGMNVIAWSENLTDERAAEAGVRRVDKDELLRSADVVTIHQLLSKRTRGLIGAGELDLMKPTAYLVNTSRGPIVDEAALQAVLREGRIAGAGIDVYGEEPLPADDPWRTTPRTVLTPHIGYVTEGTYEAFFADTVEDIAAFLDGQPVRVLNA is encoded by the coding sequence GTGCGTATCGCGGTGCTGGACGACTACCAGTCCGTCGCTCGCCGGTACGGCGACTGGGCACGCCTGCCGGTCGAGACCGAGGTCACCGTCTTCACCGACACGGTGACCGACCACGACGAGCTCGTCCGCCGGCTCGAACCGTTCGACGTCGTGGCCGCGATGCGGGAGCGGACCCCGTTCCCGCGTCGGCTGCTGGAGGCACTGCCGAACCTGCGCCTGCTCGTCACGACGGGTGAGCGCAACAAGGCGATCGATCTCGACGCGGCCACCGACTGCGGCGTCGTCGTGTCCGGAACCGGCAACGGCGAGGTTCCCGGCCGGCCCTGGGGACCCACGGCGGAGCTGGCGTGGGGTCTGATCCTCGCCGTGACCCGCAACATCCCTGCCGAGGACCGGAACGTGCGGGAGGGCGCTTGGCAACGGACCGTGGGTATCGAGCTCGCTCGCCGCACGCTCGGCGTGATCGGACTGGGACGGCTCGGCGGTCAGGTCGCGGGGGTCGGTCTGGCGTTCGGGATGAACGTCATCGCCTGGAGCGAGAACCTCACCGACGAGCGCGCGGCCGAGGCCGGGGTACGGCGGGTCGACAAGGACGAGCTGCTGCGCAGCGCCGACGTGGTCACCATCCACCAACTGCTCAGCAAGCGCACACGCGGACTCATCGGTGCCGGCGAACTCGATCTGATGAAGCCGACCGCGTACCTGGTCAACACCTCACGCGGGCCGATCGTCGACGAGGCGGCCTTGCAGGCCGTGTTGCGCGAGGGACGGATCGCCGGGGCCGGGATCGACGTGTACGGCGAGGAGCCGCTGCCCGCCGACGACCCGTGGCGCACGACGCCGCGCACGGTGCTCACGCCGCACATCGGCTACGTCACCGAGGGCACCTACGAGGCGTTCTTCGCCGACACGGTCGAGGACATCGCCGCTTTCCTCGACGGCCAGCCGGTGCGCGTGTTGAACGCGTGA
- a CDS encoding Ppx/GppA phosphatase family protein — translation MRLGLLDVGSSAARLDLVDLNAGRPRANWSHKARTRLAEHTDPDGAVSADGIERTGLAVEECVKAAGTDLPRFVVAYGTSAVRDAANSAEIRRRISDAAGVQTGVFSPRSEAALSYHAARRWAGPSEGRLTTVDIGGGTADVATGKQEYPRKVLTVPFGAATLSREHVVSDPPREEEFRALVDAVASTVPDAFASVAGSDLGRPLALSTVFRQLAVLTESGHRKRIRRPERLHRHKVAAWIPHLAALDHEQRVALPGISRTRSYRALAGSVLAEAMLRVLDLDTVEICPWGLREGLVLRFLEAYEQESKRPRRAVRAAADHILS, via the coding sequence ATGAGACTCGGGCTGCTCGACGTCGGCTCCTCGGCCGCTCGGCTGGACCTCGTGGACCTGAACGCGGGTCGGCCACGCGCGAACTGGAGCCACAAGGCCCGAACCCGCCTCGCCGAGCACACCGATCCGGACGGGGCCGTCAGTGCCGACGGCATTGAACGAACCGGGCTCGCGGTCGAGGAGTGCGTCAAGGCGGCGGGCACTGATCTGCCGCGCTTCGTCGTCGCCTACGGCACCTCGGCGGTGCGGGACGCGGCGAACAGTGCCGAGATCCGGCGCCGCATCAGCGACGCCGCCGGGGTGCAGACCGGGGTGTTCAGCCCGCGTTCGGAGGCGGCGTTGTCCTACCATGCCGCACGCCGCTGGGCGGGCCCATCCGAGGGACGTTTGACCACTGTGGACATCGGTGGCGGCACGGCCGACGTGGCGACCGGCAAGCAGGAATACCCGCGCAAGGTTCTGACGGTGCCGTTCGGTGCGGCCACTCTCTCCAGGGAACACGTTGTCAGTGATCCGCCGCGCGAGGAGGAGTTCCGGGCGCTCGTGGACGCGGTCGCGTCGACGGTGCCGGACGCGTTCGCGTCCGTGGCTGGCAGCGACCTCGGACGCCCGCTCGCCCTGTCCACTGTGTTTCGACAGCTCGCCGTACTCACCGAGTCCGGACACCGCAAACGGATTCGGCGTCCGGAGCGGCTGCACCGGCACAAGGTGGCGGCGTGGATCCCGCACCTGGCCGCGCTCGATCACGAGCAGCGCGTCGCGTTGCCGGGGATCTCGCGCACTCGGTCGTATCGTGCTCTTGCGGGTTCGGTCCTCGCCGAGGCCATGCTGCGCGTCCTCGATCTCGACACGGTGGAGATCTGTCCGTGGGGGTTGCGCGAGGGTCTGGTGCTCCGGTTCCTCGAAGCCTACGAGCAGGAGAGCAAACGGCCCCGCCGAGCGGTGCGTGCCGCCGCCGACCACATCCTTTCCTGA
- a CDS encoding LLM class F420-dependent oxidoreductase, with amino-acid sequence MRIGIPLGYSGGFKETVDELVAYEKAGLDMVFVPEAYSYDAVSQMGFIAARTERLQIASGILQIYTRTPSLTAMTAAGMDFVSDGRFTLGIGASGPQVIEGFHGVPYEAPIGRTRELVEICRKVWRRERLAHDGKHYTIPLPEEQGTGLGKPLKLINHPVRERIPIIIASIGPKNVAMTAELAEGWEPIFYVPEKAGELWGEPLAEGKAKRDPSLPALDVVAQAPLAIGEDVAHKREMMRDVLALYIGGMGAKGQNFYTKLATRYGYGEAAEKIQDLYLDGKKQEAAAAVPEDLLVKTTLIGPESHVKERLAALKESGVSTLNVTPLGDDTAERTRLIETMRGLVDDL; translated from the coding sequence ATGCGCATCGGAATACCGCTCGGCTACAGCGGTGGCTTCAAGGAGACCGTCGACGAGCTCGTCGCCTACGAGAAGGCCGGGCTCGACATGGTCTTCGTTCCCGAGGCCTACTCCTACGACGCGGTCAGCCAGATGGGCTTCATCGCCGCACGCACCGAACGGCTGCAGATCGCCTCCGGCATCCTGCAGATCTACACGCGGACCCCGAGCCTGACCGCGATGACCGCAGCCGGGATGGACTTCGTCTCGGACGGCCGGTTCACGCTCGGTATCGGCGCCTCCGGCCCGCAGGTCATCGAAGGGTTCCACGGGGTCCCGTACGAGGCGCCCATCGGCCGCACCCGTGAGCTCGTCGAGATCTGCCGCAAGGTGTGGCGCCGCGAGCGACTCGCCCACGACGGCAAGCACTACACGATCCCGTTGCCCGAAGAGCAGGGAACCGGGCTGGGCAAACCGTTGAAGCTGATCAACCACCCGGTCCGGGAACGCATCCCGATCATCATCGCCTCGATCGGCCCGAAGAACGTGGCGATGACCGCCGAGCTCGCCGAGGGCTGGGAGCCGATCTTCTACGTTCCGGAGAAGGCCGGCGAGCTCTGGGGTGAGCCCCTCGCCGAGGGCAAGGCCAAACGCGACCCCTCCCTGCCCGCGCTCGACGTCGTCGCCCAGGCACCGCTGGCCATCGGCGAGGACGTGGCGCACAAGCGCGAGATGATGCGCGATGTACTCGCCCTCTACATCGGTGGCATGGGCGCGAAAGGGCAGAACTTCTACACCAAGCTCGCCACCCGCTACGGCTACGGCGAGGCGGCCGAGAAGATCCAGGACCTGTACCTCGACGGCAAGAAGCAGGAAGCGGCCGCGGCGGTTCCCGAGGACCTGCTGGTCAAGACGACGCTGATCGGCCCGGAGAGCCACGTCAAGGAACGGCTCGCCGCGCTGAAGGAATCCGGCGTGAGCACGCTCAACGTGACTCCGCTCGGCGACGACACGGCCGAGCGGACCCGGCTCATCGAGACGATGCGCGGCCTCGTCGACGACCTCTGA
- a CDS encoding cupin domain-containing protein, with translation MTRSSVLHLLPLSAYRDDPTAPIAPESLSTEGFVHCSPDAATALAVADALYRDSAEPMVALELDCAALPADLRWEAAAPAPPAGVSSDVLFPHLYAAIDRSAIIEVHHARRSPDGRYLELLPRRGRAEELDLLPHPEGGWYRRFWASSATVERSDGAQRPAATAIHYALDAGEVSRWHTVASEELWFWHAGEVELTLGGTGDQPGTPETVVLGPDADIQLTVPAGTWQRASASVEALVSCVVSPGFDFADFRVA, from the coding sequence GTGACGAGATCCAGTGTGCTGCATCTGCTGCCCCTGTCCGCCTACCGGGACGACCCGACCGCGCCGATCGCTCCGGAGAGCCTGAGCACCGAAGGGTTCGTGCACTGCTCCCCGGACGCGGCCACGGCGTTGGCCGTCGCCGACGCCCTGTATCGGGACTCGGCGGAACCGATGGTCGCGCTGGAGCTGGACTGCGCCGCGCTGCCTGCGGACCTGCGTTGGGAGGCAGCCGCGCCCGCGCCGCCTGCCGGGGTGTCGTCCGACGTGCTGTTCCCGCACCTGTACGCAGCAATCGACCGTTCGGCGATCATCGAGGTCCATCACGCCCGTCGGTCACCTGACGGCCGGTATCTCGAGCTGCTGCCGCGCCGCGGCCGCGCCGAGGAGCTCGATCTGCTGCCGCACCCGGAGGGCGGCTGGTACCGGCGGTTCTGGGCGAGCTCCGCGACCGTCGAGCGGTCGGACGGCGCCCAGCGGCCGGCCGCCACGGCCATCCACTACGCGCTCGACGCCGGTGAGGTCTCGCGCTGGCATACCGTGGCGTCCGAGGAGCTGTGGTTCTGGCACGCGGGCGAGGTGGAGCTGACCCTCGGCGGCACCGGCGACCAGCCGGGCACACCCGAGACCGTGGTGCTCGGCCCGGATGCCGACATCCAGCTCACCGTGCCGGCCGGAACCTGGCAGCGGGCGAGCGCGAGCGTCGAAGCGCTGGTCAGCTGCGTGGTGTCACCCGGGTTCGACTTCGCGGACTTCCGCGTGGCCTGA
- a CDS encoding Lrp/AsnC family transcriptional regulator — translation MPTTPTGSATSVLDELDRAVIHALQIAPRASWTDLGAALQYSGTTLARRWNRLRSQGWAWVTGSGSPKLWFGMAGALLRADVAEEAVDEVLSLLARDPRTKSVYRLAGRGSVLAHVIVTDRSHLDTWSREIASLQGVLDTDVRMVTGTHQDARTWRLDGLTPAQQKELHVATGTSRPIHLPPERVRPLLHALGRDGRASAAELARSTGWPRTTVQRRLLDLSRAGLLAIRCDVTQEAVGCPVTLWLSGSLDAAVLSESLPRIAALSQVRLLLTTTGVDNVVIGAWLGRVEDALDLERRLVEAAPQLRVREREVAMRKAKIQGWIVDDTGRARESVPIDPWAQAGPGR, via the coding sequence ATGCCCACCACGCCGACCGGATCCGCCACCTCGGTGCTCGACGAGCTCGACAGGGCGGTGATACACGCGCTGCAGATCGCGCCCCGCGCGTCGTGGACCGACCTCGGGGCCGCGTTGCAGTACAGCGGGACGACGCTCGCCCGGCGGTGGAATCGGCTGCGATCGCAGGGGTGGGCGTGGGTGACGGGCTCCGGGAGTCCGAAGCTCTGGTTCGGGATGGCAGGCGCGTTGCTGCGCGCAGACGTCGCAGAGGAGGCTGTGGACGAGGTCCTCAGCCTGCTCGCGCGGGATCCGAGGACGAAGTCCGTCTACCGGCTGGCCGGACGCGGTTCCGTGTTGGCTCATGTGATCGTGACGGACCGGTCTCATTTGGACACGTGGTCGCGCGAGATCGCTTCGTTGCAGGGCGTGCTCGACACCGACGTCCGCATGGTGACCGGCACGCATCAGGACGCGCGGACGTGGCGGCTGGACGGCCTGACCCCGGCTCAGCAGAAGGAGCTGCACGTCGCCACGGGGACGTCTCGCCCGATTCACCTTCCGCCGGAGCGAGTACGCCCGCTGCTGCATGCGCTCGGCCGGGACGGGCGAGCGAGCGCGGCCGAGCTGGCCCGGTCGACCGGCTGGCCACGGACGACGGTGCAGCGCCGCCTTCTCGATCTGAGTCGTGCGGGGCTGCTGGCGATCCGGTGCGACGTGACGCAGGAAGCGGTCGGTTGCCCGGTCACCCTGTGGCTGTCCGGATCGCTCGACGCCGCGGTCCTGTCCGAGTCGTTGCCGAGGATCGCCGCGTTGTCCCAGGTCCGCCTGCTGCTGACCACGACCGGCGTGGACAACGTCGTGATCGGGGCATGGCTGGGCCGAGTGGAGGACGCACTTGATCTCGAACGACGCCTGGTCGAAGCGGCTCCGCAGTTGCGGGTGCGAGAGCGTGAGGTGGCGATGCGCAAAGCGAAGATCCAGGGCTGGATCGTCGACGACACCGGCAGGGCTCGCGAGTCGGTTCCGATCGACCCGTGGGCACAAGCGGGCCCCGGCCGGTGA
- a CDS encoding 1-aminocyclopropane-1-carboxylate deaminase, with translation MSLDDFERYPLLFGPSPVHPLDDLGNHLGGARIWAKREDCNSALAFGGNKTRKLEYLIPDALRQGADTLVSIGGVQSNHTRQVAAVAAKAGLKAVLVQESWVDWPDAVNDKVGNILLSRIMGADVRMVRANFGIGFKDSWQRTLDEVRADGAVPYAIPAGASDHPLGGLGFANWADEVEQQERELGTFFDTIVVCSVTGSTQAGMIAGFAGQSRPRRVIGIDASAKVGDTRAQVATIARRTAELIGQGRDLADDEISVREGWAGQSYGVPVKSTVDAIRLVASVEGMILDPVYEGKSMAALIDLVRSGEIAEDSNVLFAHLGGQPALNAYSAAFE, from the coding sequence GTGTCCTTGGACGACTTCGAGCGTTACCCACTGTTGTTCGGGCCCAGTCCGGTCCATCCGCTGGACGATCTCGGTAACCATCTCGGCGGCGCCCGGATCTGGGCGAAGCGGGAAGACTGCAACAGCGCGCTGGCGTTCGGCGGGAACAAGACTCGCAAGCTCGAGTACTTGATCCCCGACGCGCTACGCCAGGGCGCGGACACTCTCGTCAGCATCGGAGGGGTGCAGTCGAATCACACTCGGCAGGTGGCCGCCGTCGCGGCCAAAGCGGGGTTGAAGGCCGTTCTCGTGCAGGAGAGTTGGGTCGATTGGCCGGACGCGGTCAACGACAAGGTCGGAAACATTTTGTTGTCCCGCATCATGGGCGCAGACGTGCGAATGGTCCGCGCGAACTTCGGGATCGGGTTCAAGGACAGCTGGCAGCGGACTCTCGACGAGGTGCGTGCGGACGGTGCTGTCCCGTACGCGATCCCGGCGGGAGCCTCGGATCATCCGCTCGGCGGTCTCGGGTTCGCCAACTGGGCCGACGAGGTCGAGCAACAGGAACGTGAGCTGGGTACCTTCTTCGACACGATCGTCGTGTGCAGCGTGACCGGCAGTACGCAGGCAGGCATGATCGCCGGCTTCGCCGGGCAGAGCCGGCCTCGGCGGGTGATCGGCATCGACGCGTCGGCCAAGGTCGGCGACACCCGCGCGCAGGTGGCCACGATCGCGCGCCGCACCGCCGAACTCATCGGACAGGGCCGAGATCTCGCCGACGACGAGATCAGTGTCCGGGAAGGCTGGGCAGGGCAATCCTACGGAGTACCCGTGAAGTCCACTGTGGATGCTATCCGGCTGGTCGCGAGCGTCGAGGGGATGATTCTCGATCCGGTTTACGAGGGCAAGTCCATGGCGGCACTGATCGACCTCGTCCGCAGCGGTGAGATTGCCGAGGACTCGAACGTCCTGTTCGCCCATCTCGGTGGCCAGCCCGCCCTCAACGCCTACAGCGCTGCGTTCGAGTAG
- a CDS encoding DUF1772 domain-containing protein has protein sequence MTRSRVRRMLRLTQAGHLHGLVGDLYEAITRLPDRLAALPPEQRPRGPLGAGSPARRHLPAVPFTTPATVAAVVLGWREPADRPALLTTLVCSATATALTAHLVRTVNLPLLLGDRPVPSPGERKAILRRWHALNHVRNIALTGAVLAAHAVIHRQDPWSSLPPR, from the coding sequence ATGACACGATCACGCGTTCGCCGGATGCTTCGCTTGACGCAGGCCGGGCACCTGCACGGGCTGGTAGGCGATCTCTACGAGGCGATCACCCGGCTGCCCGACCGGCTGGCGGCGCTCCCGCCGGAGCAACGTCCTCGCGGGCCGCTTGGGGCCGGCAGTCCCGCCCGAAGGCACCTGCCGGCGGTTCCGTTCACCACTCCCGCGACCGTCGCCGCTGTGGTGCTCGGCTGGCGCGAACCGGCCGACCGGCCCGCGCTCCTCACGACGCTGGTGTGTTCGGCCACCGCGACGGCGCTGACCGCCCACCTGGTGCGCACCGTGAACCTGCCGCTGCTGCTCGGGGATCGGCCGGTCCCCTCCCCCGGTGAGCGGAAGGCGATCCTGCGGCGCTGGCACGCTCTGAACCATGTCCGCAACATCGCACTCACCGGTGCGGTGCTCGCGGCACACGCGGTCATCCACCGGCAGGACCCGTGGTCGTCGCTGCCCCCGAGGTGA
- a CDS encoding AbgT family transporter, whose product MSEAKERTTDSPGWVTTVLGGIERVGNRLPHPVLLFLILSVVLAVASLVMAAMGLSATLPGDDESVDVRSLISAEGMRFALTDAVENFVTFPPLGTIVAVMLGIAVADRSGLLPTLLRVTVLKAPRSMVTLALMLAGVSGSIASDAAYIVLIPLGAMVFHSLGRNPLVGAVAAYVAVGAGYDASIFVTATDALLPGITTDAAAIIDPSVEVNALSNYWFSAVSAIVVAVVGAVVVDKVVTPRAGTYEGPPGEELEKISGDQIRGLKAAGWTTLVFLVVCAIAWLPPGSPWRDADTGELVPSPFIEGIAVVLLVGFTAAGYAYGRVTGSIRRAADVPGLMRGGMEDIGNILVLFFVIAQFLAYFKWTGIGQWIAVHGAEVLERLNAPTPILLLLSVFLVFGLGLVITSGSAQWTLLAPVLVPMLMLVGIDPESTQAAFRIGDSTANVLTPMSPYFAVALGFLQRYRKDAGIGTLMSMTLPIALSMLAVWTVLFLLWIVLGIPLGVG is encoded by the coding sequence GTGAGCGAGGCCAAGGAGAGGACCACCGACTCGCCCGGCTGGGTCACCACCGTCCTCGGTGGGATCGAACGCGTCGGAAACCGCTTACCGCACCCCGTGCTGTTGTTCTTGATCCTCTCGGTGGTGCTGGCGGTGGCGAGCCTCGTCATGGCAGCGATGGGGCTGTCGGCGACGTTGCCGGGGGACGACGAGTCGGTCGACGTCCGTAGTTTGATCAGCGCGGAGGGCATGCGGTTCGCGCTGACCGACGCGGTCGAGAACTTCGTGACCTTTCCCCCGTTGGGCACGATCGTGGCCGTGATGCTGGGCATCGCCGTCGCCGACCGCAGCGGTCTGCTCCCCACACTGCTCCGCGTGACCGTGCTCAAGGCACCTCGTTCGATGGTGACGTTGGCGCTCATGTTGGCCGGCGTCAGCGGCAGCATCGCTTCCGACGCCGCCTACATCGTCCTCATTCCCCTCGGCGCGATGGTGTTCCACAGCCTCGGCCGCAACCCGCTCGTCGGCGCGGTAGCCGCCTACGTCGCGGTGGGAGCCGGCTACGACGCGAGCATCTTCGTGACCGCCACCGACGCTCTGTTGCCGGGGATCACCACGGACGCCGCCGCCATCATCGACCCGTCCGTCGAGGTCAACGCCCTGTCCAATTACTGGTTCTCGGCCGTGTCGGCGATCGTGGTCGCCGTGGTCGGTGCCGTGGTCGTCGACAAGGTCGTCACGCCCAGGGCAGGCACCTACGAAGGACCTCCCGGCGAGGAACTGGAGAAGATCAGCGGCGACCAGATCCGGGGTCTGAAGGCGGCGGGGTGGACGACCCTCGTGTTCCTCGTCGTCTGCGCGATCGCGTGGCTTCCGCCCGGCTCACCGTGGCGTGACGCCGACACCGGTGAACTGGTTCCCTCACCGTTCATCGAAGGCATCGCGGTGGTGCTGCTCGTCGGGTTCACCGCTGCCGGGTACGCCTACGGCCGCGTGACCGGCTCCATCCGCCGTGCCGCCGACGTACCCGGGTTGATGCGCGGAGGGATGGAGGACATCGGCAACATCCTCGTGCTGTTCTTCGTCATCGCCCAGTTCCTCGCGTACTTCAAGTGGACCGGTATCGGGCAGTGGATCGCCGTGCACGGCGCGGAAGTGTTGGAGCGGCTGAACGCGCCGACGCCGATTCTCCTGCTGCTGTCGGTTTTCCTGGTGTTCGGGCTCGGGTTGGTCATCACCAGTGGCTCGGCGCAGTGGACCTTGCTTGCTCCGGTGCTCGTCCCGATGCTGATGCTCGTCGGCATCGACCCGGAGTCGACGCAGGCGGCGTTCCGTATCGGGGACTCGACTGCCAACGTGTTGACGCCGATGAGCCCCTACTTCGCCGTCGCGCTCGGTTTCCTCCAGCGCTATCGCAAGGACGCGGGCATCGGGACGTTGATGTCCATGACGTTGCCGATCGCCTTGTCGATGTTGGCCGTGTGGACCGTCCTGTTCTTGCTGTGGATCGTGTTGGGCATCCCGCTCGGTGTGGGGTAG
- a CDS encoding aldo/keto reductase produces MGMNFAYGGQDDSESVATVQRALDLGITFFDTADMYGPWSNEQLLGRALIGRRDEVVLATKFGNEVDDNGQLTGHVNGRPDYLRHAVDASLGRLGIDHIDLYYQHRVDPDVPVGETFGALAELVQQGKVGFLGISEAAPETIRAAHAAHPLTAVQTEYSLFSRDPEDNDVLATVRELGIGFVAYSPLGRGFLSGEIRSREDLPEDDWRRNSPRFQDENFDRNLAVVDEVRAIAQRKGVTASQLALAWVLAQGEDIVPIPGTKRRTYLEDNVAASELSLTADELSAIDAVAPRGVAAGERYPAEAMSQIHR; encoded by the coding sequence ATGGGAATGAACTTCGCCTACGGCGGTCAGGACGACTCGGAGTCCGTCGCGACGGTGCAGCGCGCCCTCGACCTCGGCATCACGTTCTTCGACACCGCCGACATGTACGGCCCGTGGAGCAACGAACAACTTCTCGGCCGGGCGCTGATCGGGCGCCGGGACGAGGTCGTGCTCGCCACCAAGTTCGGCAACGAGGTCGACGACAACGGTCAGCTCACCGGGCACGTCAACGGCCGTCCCGACTACCTCCGGCATGCGGTCGACGCCTCGTTGGGGCGCCTCGGCATCGACCATATCGACCTGTATTACCAGCACCGCGTCGACCCCGACGTGCCGGTCGGGGAGACGTTCGGGGCGCTGGCCGAACTCGTGCAGCAGGGCAAAGTCGGCTTTCTCGGGATCTCCGAGGCCGCTCCGGAGACGATTCGAGCAGCCCACGCCGCGCACCCGCTCACGGCGGTGCAGACGGAGTACTCGCTGTTCAGTCGTGACCCCGAGGACAACGACGTGCTGGCGACGGTCCGCGAACTCGGCATCGGGTTCGTCGCCTACAGCCCGCTCGGGCGTGGATTCCTCTCCGGGGAGATCCGCAGCCGCGAGGACCTGCCGGAGGACGACTGGCGCCGGAACAGCCCCCGGTTCCAGGACGAGAACTTCGATCGCAACCTGGCCGTCGTCGACGAGGTGCGCGCCATCGCCCAGCGCAAGGGCGTGACCGCCTCCCAGTTGGCGCTCGCCTGGGTTCTCGCGCAGGGCGAGGACATCGTCCCGATTCCCGGCACGAAACGGCGCACGTACCTGGAGGACAACGTGGCGGCCTCCGAGTTGTCGTTGACCGCCGACGAACTCTCCGCGATCGACGCGGTCGCGCCGCGGGGTGTGGCGGCCGGTGAGCGCTACCCGGCGGAGGCGATGAGCCAGATCCATCGCTGA
- a CDS encoding M20/M25/M40 family metallo-hydrolase, producing the protein MSSVDQPRPVVCAGTPAHTGTLVRQRLAAQSDVLNADLERLVTTETPSTDPGSLGRGADVLARWVRQRWPGVEVEQVVGDATVAGSPEAATVVRAEIPGSLPGTVVLLGHHDTVFDTGTIEQRPFSIAEQTWEGRTRRVAHGPGVFDMKAGIVLGVHAIAALDAQGIPRPTVRLLINADEEVGSLGSRGVLVKQSEHALGALVLEPGGCTGTLKYARKGVGLWDVNATGIASHAGLDPERGASAIHALADLACHAVSLADPAVGTTVNVGTFSGGGRANVVAPAARLELDVRARTVREAERVEGGLLSWSPADPRVRVTFDGGWNRPPWQATDATHALIRVAEQAVAGWGLSLDLREVGGASDGNVLADAGITVLDGMGASGDGAHAAHEYAVLDDMPERAGLLAAVVAHWPCAG; encoded by the coding sequence ATGAGTAGTGTGGATCAGCCGCGCCCGGTGGTGTGCGCGGGTACACCCGCGCACACCGGCACGCTCGTGCGGCAACGCCTCGCCGCGCAGTCGGACGTTCTCAACGCGGACCTCGAACGTCTGGTGACGACGGAAACCCCCAGTACCGATCCGGGATCGCTCGGGCGAGGGGCCGACGTGCTCGCGCGGTGGGTTCGGCAACGGTGGCCGGGCGTGGAGGTCGAACAGGTCGTCGGCGACGCGACGGTGGCCGGTTCGCCGGAAGCCGCCACCGTGGTCCGAGCGGAGATTCCCGGGTCGTTGCCCGGGACCGTGGTGCTACTGGGACATCACGACACGGTTTTCGATACGGGAACGATCGAGCAGCGGCCTTTCTCCATCGCGGAACAGACGTGGGAGGGGCGAACACGACGTGTTGCGCACGGCCCGGGTGTCTTCGACATGAAAGCCGGCATCGTTCTCGGTGTGCACGCGATCGCTGCGTTGGACGCACAGGGAATTCCCCGTCCCACCGTGCGTTTGTTGATCAACGCGGACGAGGAGGTAGGCAGTCTCGGCTCCCGCGGTGTGCTGGTGAAGCAATCCGAACACGCGCTGGGCGCCTTGGTCCTCGAACCCGGGGGCTGCACCGGAACGCTCAAGTACGCGCGTAAAGGAGTCGGTCTGTGGGACGTGAACGCAACAGGAATCGCGTCGCATGCCGGACTCGATCCGGAACGCGGGGCCAGTGCGATCCACGCGCTTGCGGATCTGGCGTGTCACGCCGTGAGTCTGGCCGACCCTGCGGTGGGCACGACGGTGAACGTGGGCACCTTCTCCGGCGGTGGCCGTGCCAACGTCGTCGCGCCCGCAGCGCGCCTGGAACTCGATGTCCGGGCTCGAACCGTGCGCGAAGCCGAGCGGGTGGAGGGCGGCCTCCTCTCGTGGTCGCCTGCGGACCCGCGTGTGCGCGTGACGTTCGACGGTGGCTGGAACCGCCCGCCGTGGCAAGCCACCGACGCCACGCACGCGCTCATCCGGGTCGCCGAGCAGGCGGTCGCCGGGTGGGGCTTGTCGCTGGATCTCCGTGAGGTCGGCGGTGCCAGCGACGGAAACGTCCTCGCGGATGCGGGAATCACCGTCCTGGACGGAATGGGAGCGAGTGGCGACGGTGCGCACGCGGCACACGAGTACGCGGTCCTCGACGACATGCCGGAGCGAGCGGGGCTGCTCGCGGCCGTGGTCGCACACTGGCCGTGCGCTGGCTAG
- a CDS encoding phage holin family protein, producing the protein MLHIAITALAVWITTALPGIDLGGDDTGTKIVTLLAVAVVFGVVNAVLKPVAKTLGCLFYVLTLGLFGLVVNALLFWLTGYLAQQLDLPFSVGGFWPAFWGAIVVTIASSVLHGATRRLREPREQEYYRY; encoded by the coding sequence GTGTTGCACATCGCCATCACGGCCCTGGCCGTGTGGATCACCACCGCGTTGCCGGGCATCGACCTCGGCGGGGACGACACCGGAACCAAGATCGTGACGCTGCTGGCCGTGGCCGTGGTGTTCGGCGTGGTGAACGCGGTGCTCAAGCCGGTGGCGAAGACGCTGGGCTGCCTGTTCTACGTGCTCACGCTCGGGTTGTTCGGGCTGGTGGTCAACGCGCTGCTGTTCTGGCTCACCGGGTATCTCGCTCAGCAGCTCGACCTGCCGTTCTCGGTCGGCGGATTCTGGCCGGCGTTCTGGGGCGCGATCGTCGTGACGATCGCGAGCAGTGTGCTGCACGGCGCGACCCGGCGGCTGCGCGAGCCGCGCGAGCAGGAGTACTACCGCTACTGA